The stretch of DNA ACATCTCGCTCGGCGAGTCGTCGAGCCAGTAAGCAGTTGTAAGCATAGGAGCCTCGTTGCATGACGTCTGGCCCATAGGCATCGAGTACATGCTGCGGCTCATCCGAAAAATCAATCAGTTCAGGCACTGAGGTTTGCATTCGGTAGGCCAGCTCGTATTGCTGAATCCGCGTATTGATTTCCGGGTCACCGAATTCATCGAGATTTTCCTGATTCAGTTTTGCCAAGTCATCGAGCATTCGTCGTCGAGCTGACGAATCAATTCCGTCGGGGTTCCCCAAATACAGAACCGGATCACCGACGCTCATCAACTTCACGCCCGCGTGCGTCGACGGCAGAAAACCGCTGCCCCAAAGGCGATCGTATAGCGGTTGGCAATTGGGGCGCCCGGTACCTCGGGACACCATCGCGATGAAGGTCGGTAAGTTCTCGTTGGCACTTCCCAAGCCATAGTGCAGCCAGGAACCAATGCTTGGTCGACCCGGCAATTGGTGGCCGGTTTGAAAGAACGTGATCGCGGGATCGTGGTTGATTGCCTCGGTATGCATCGAACGAATCAGGCAGATGTCATCGGCAAGCGAGGAAATTTTGGGCAACAGTTCGCTACCGAGCTCCATTCCGCATTCACCATGACGTTCGAACTTATACCGAGACCCGGCCAAGGGAAACGACGATTGTCCCGCCGTCATGCCGGTGACCCGCTGATTCATTTCAACAAACTTGCTTAACTCCTCGCCCTCGTGTTTCTGCAGTTCGGGTTTGTGATCAAACAATTCCTGTTGAGACGGTGCACCACTCTGAAACAGGTAGATCACTCGCTTGGCTTTAGGTGGAGTGTGATACTGGTCCAAAATTCCATTCGGACGAGCGTTCAGCGATGGTGTTGAAGAGGCGGGCTCGGCAAACGAGTCCTTTCCCATCATTGCCGCCAACGCGGCTGCGCCAATGCCAGTCGCCGAGCGAGAGAAGAAGTGCCGCCGTGTGTGGAGCATGCGATGTTCGTCGAGAAAGTTTGGTTGATCCATCTTTAAAGTCAGTTTTGGGTTGGCAATCAATTGGACGGATTGGATGGTGCGTTCATTCGTCCGCAATAAGAACTTTTTCTTCCGGGAATCAGCAACGTCATTCAATCGACATGAATTCGTCGGTGTTTAAAATCAAGTGAGCGACTGCTGTCATCGCAGCCAATTCAATTCGGTCAAGGGCGTCGTTCGATACTGATTGGCCTACTGCTAACAATTTTTCGGCATCGTCGGGTTTCGCCGCGTAGTGCTTTCGAAAATAGTTCAAGTTCTTGATGAGGACGTCGATGGTCTTGTCTGAACAAGGTTGTGAGACCGCTATGCGGTACATCTGTGTCACGTTGGCATCATCCTTTGCTGTGTCATTGTTTTCAGAATACGCAAGTGACAAAACGCGTTCAGCAAGCTTGCGTGCGCTCTCGATGAACGTTGGGTCGTTCATTAGCACGAGAGCTTGAAGCGGAGTGTTTGTACGATTGGCAGCGACACTACAAACCTCACGCCCTCCCGCGTCAAAAATGATTTGTCGGGGTGGGTTCACTGCTCGTTTCCAGTACGTGTACATGCTTTTGCGGTACAAGCCCTCTGGTCCGCTGGGTGTATAGGTTGTGCCAGCGTCGGCTGCCACTGTCTCCCAAAGTCCCTTGGGTTGATACGGTTTAACGGACGGTCCGCCCACCGTTTCGTCGAGAAGTCCGCTGGCTTGAAGCGCTAAATCACGAATCGTAAATCCGTCGGCGCGATAGCGAGGTCCGCGCGAGAGTAAGCGGTTCTTCGGATCGTTTGCGATTTGTTTAGGGTCTGCTTTTGACGATTGTCGATACGTTTGACTGGTCACGATCAAGCGGTGCATCGCCTTGATGTCCCAGCCCGACTCGACAAATTCGACTGCTAGCCAGTCGAGCAATTCGGGATGGGAAGGTCGCTCGCCCTGGATACCGAAGTCGTTTGCGGTGCTAACTAAACCGATGCCGAAGTGATCCTGCCAAATTCTATTCACGATCACTCGAGCCGTGATTGGGTTGTCCGGCGAGACCAGCCAACGTGCAAGTTCCAAGCGATTGGCAGGTTGCTTTGAATCTTGGTTAGCCAATAGCCAAGTGGGAACACCTCGTGATAGCGGCGTGTCCATCACGGGGGCATCGTATTGGCCGCGAGCGAGGAGGTACGCCGGAGTGGGTTCACCACTCTTTTCACGCATCACCATGATCGTCGCGGGTGCCGCACCGATTTGCTTGAGTTCTTGCTCAGCGTTACGAGCCACTCTTCGAGCATCCATGAGCGGTTCATCGAGACGTTCAAAATGTTCCCGCAGCACTTTTTTGTGTTGATAGGTTCGCTTTTCCGCCGTTACTTGTAGTGCCGATACCAAGTCCGCTTCGAGGCCAAGTGTTGGTGCGGCATCTTCATTCAAGCCGATCGCTTCGTTCACTTTGGTTTCAAGTGATTCGATCAGTCCTGACAACCGCTGATTGAAGTCTTTCTCGGCGATCGTCAAGTTTCGATTCGCCTCCTTCATCGCCGCGCGAAGATTCTCCGGCACGTCGACTAACGGCGACGATGTCTTCAGGGTTGGGTTAGCGTTCACACCCTTACCGATTCCACTTTCGCCAATGTTGTTGAAGTAAGCGAACATCTGATAGAACTCACGCTGCGTTAGCGGGTCGTACTTGTGGTCGTGGCAGCGTGAACATCCAAACGTTAAGCCAAGCCAAACCGTCGATGTCGTTTCCACACGGTCGATGACGTTTTCAACAAAGAACTCTTTTGCCAATGCACCGGATTCATTGTTTTGACGGTGATTGCGGTTGAAGGCGGTCGCGATCTGCTGCGATTCGATGGCGTTGGGAAGCATATCGCCAGCGATTTGTTCGATCGTAAACTGATCGAACGGCATGTTTTCGCGAAACGCTTTTACCACCCAATCTCTCCACGGCCAATTCGTCCGTTCCTGATCGACCTGATAGCCATCGGTGTCGGCGTACCTTGCTGCGTCGAGCCAACGCAACGTTTGACGTTCGGCGTAGGCATCACTACTAAGCAGTTCATCGATTGCCTCGGCATAGGCTTCATCACTCGGGTCGGCCAAGTAAGCCTGGCTTAACTCTTGTGGCGGAAGCAATCCGGTCAGCGTTAGCGCCGCGCGGCGCAGCAGAGTGCTGGGGTCTGCGGAAGGAGACGGCGTCAAACCATGGCTTGCCAATTTTTCAGCAATGAAACAATCAATGGGATGGCTACCCCATTTCCCATTTACGTCCGGTGGATCGGTCTTGACCGGTTTCTCAAATGCCCAGTGTCCTTGGTAGGGAGCTCCCTGTTGAATCCAAAGATCGATGGTCGCCTTCTCTTCTTTCGACAAAGATCGATTACTATCCGGCGGCGGCATTAGTAGTTCTTCATCATCGCTGTGGATGCGTAGATGAATTTCGCTTTCGTCGACATTGCCAGGAACGACAGCAAAGTATCCTCCTAAATCCGCAAACAAGTTTTCTCGGCTGTCTGCGCGGAATGCGGAATCTTGGTTCTGAGCATCAGGGCCATGGCAATGGAAACAGCGATCCGACAAAATCGGCTGCACCTGGGTTCGAAAGTCGACAAGATTGTCATCAGGATGTTCGGCAAGCAGACTCGGCACAGTCAGCAAACCAATGACTCCGGTTGCAGCCAACGCATTGAAAAGAGAGCAGAATCGGAACAAGGAAAATCTTTCGCTTAAGGCAGGCGGAACAATTAGCAGAAATTGAAAGGGATTGTGGTGAATGGACCACCGCTAGGGTAATGCGACTGGAATCGCGAACGTTCTTAAACTCCAAAGCCAAAGCGAACCTGCCGTATAAACTGGCAATTTTTTCCATTCTTCGCGGCAGGTTGTCGTTCGGACGGGGGTTTGAAACTAGGATTTTCCAGCCAGCAAGATGCGAGTTTTCGTAAAACAGACTGGTTTGCCAGTGAAGAGAGACTGTGAATCACGAACGTTTTCTATCGCTGTTTATTCGTCACGAGCGGGAGCTTGCG from Rubripirellula amarantea encodes:
- a CDS encoding DUF1501 domain-containing protein, translating into MDQPNFLDEHRMLHTRRHFFSRSATGIGAAALAAMMGKDSFAEPASSTPSLNARPNGILDQYHTPPKAKRVIYLFQSGAPSQQELFDHKPELQKHEGEELSKFVEMNQRVTGMTAGQSSFPLAGSRYKFERHGECGMELGSELLPKISSLADDICLIRSMHTEAINHDPAITFFQTGHQLPGRPSIGSWLHYGLGSANENLPTFIAMVSRGTGRPNCQPLYDRLWGSGFLPSTHAGVKLMSVGDPVLYLGNPDGIDSSARRRMLDDLAKLNQENLDEFGDPEINTRIQQYELAYRMQTSVPELIDFSDEPQHVLDAYGPDVMQRGSYAYNCLLARRLAERDVRFIQLFHMGWDQHVTLPKQLPGQCRDVDQATAALVNDLKQRGLLEDTLVVWGGEFGRTSYCQGELTAETYGRDHHPRCFSLWMAGAGIKPGMTYGATDEMCYNITENPVHVHDLHATMLHLMGIDHEKLTYRFQGRYFRLTDVHGHVVKDILS
- a CDS encoding PSD1 and planctomycete cytochrome C domain-containing protein, yielding MFRFCSLFNALAATGVIGLLTVPSLLAEHPDDNLVDFRTQVQPILSDRCFHCHGPDAQNQDSAFRADSRENLFADLGGYFAVVPGNVDESEIHLRIHSDDEELLMPPPDSNRSLSKEEKATIDLWIQQGAPYQGHWAFEKPVKTDPPDVNGKWGSHPIDCFIAEKLASHGLTPSPSADPSTLLRRAALTLTGLLPPQELSQAYLADPSDEAYAEAIDELLSSDAYAERQTLRWLDAARYADTDGYQVDQERTNWPWRDWVVKAFRENMPFDQFTIEQIAGDMLPNAIESQQIATAFNRNHRQNNESGALAKEFFVENVIDRVETTSTVWLGLTFGCSRCHDHKYDPLTQREFYQMFAYFNNIGESGIGKGVNANPTLKTSSPLVDVPENLRAAMKEANRNLTIAEKDFNQRLSGLIESLETKVNEAIGLNEDAAPTLGLEADLVSALQVTAEKRTYQHKKVLREHFERLDEPLMDARRVARNAEQELKQIGAAPATIMVMREKSGEPTPAYLLARGQYDAPVMDTPLSRGVPTWLLANQDSKQPANRLELARWLVSPDNPITARVIVNRIWQDHFGIGLVSTANDFGIQGERPSHPELLDWLAVEFVESGWDIKAMHRLIVTSQTYRQSSKADPKQIANDPKNRLLSRGPRYRADGFTIRDLALQASGLLDETVGGPSVKPYQPKGLWETVAADAGTTYTPSGPEGLYRKSMYTYWKRAVNPPRQIIFDAGGREVCSVAANRTNTPLQALVLMNDPTFIESARKLAERVLSLAYSENNDTAKDDANVTQMYRIAVSQPCSDKTIDVLIKNLNYFRKHYAAKPDDAEKLLAVGQSVSNDALDRIELAAMTAVAHLILNTDEFMSIE